One genomic window of Pseudomonas chlororaphis subsp. piscium includes the following:
- a CDS encoding efflux RND transporter permease subunit, which translates to MDFSKFFIDRPIFAIVLSIIIFALGLIAIPVLPSGEYPEVVPTSVVVRATYPGANPKEIAESVAVPLEEAINGVEGIMYMKSVAGSNGSLAVSITFVPGVDPDTAAVRVQNRVSQALSRLPEEVRQYGVTTQKQSPTPLMYVSLLSPDNSYDSLYLRNYLTLHVKDELSRLSGIGDVGVYGSGDYAMRIWMDPNSLSARGLTAADVVNAIREQNVQVSAGQLGAEPSPQGADFLVSISVRGRLRSEQEFADIVLKSGADGQLVKLSDVARVELGAGDYTLRARLDDRNQATVGIFLSPGANALQVAEAVYGKLDELSEHFPEGVAYKAVWDPTVFVRESISAVQHTLMEAVVLVVLVVILFLQTWRASIIPLIAVPVSVIGTFAWLYLLGYSINTLTLFGLVLAIGIVVDDAIVVVENVERFIEKGYDPREAAHRAMKEVSGPIIAIALVLCAVFIPMAFLSGVTGQFYKQFAVTIAISTVISAINSLTLSPALAAKLFRPHGAPQDWLERGIQKVFGGFFRAFNRMFKRRSDGYHGLVSYSLGRRGSVFFLYALLLIGTAWLFNLVPGGFIPTQDKLYLFAGAKLPEGASLARTDAVTSELIETALSVEGVDTVPAFSGLNALQSVNTPNVMAAYVILKPFDQRQRSAAQINAELNAKLSQVHEGFAYALLPPPIQGLGNGSGYSLYLEDRAGLGYGALQNALSAFQAAVAQTPGMTYPVSSYQANIPQLEVQVDRVKVKAQGVSLSDVFNTLQTYLGSVYVNDFNLFGRVYRVMAQADSSYRQTAEDITNLRVRNDRGEMVPLGAMITVTPSYGPDPVVRYNGYPAADLIGDSDPKQLSSGQVIAKLEEIAAQVLPRGITLEWTDLSYQQVTQSHAAAVVFPLAVMLVFLVLAALYESWTLPLAVILIVPVCMLAALSGVWLSGGDNNVFVQVGLVVLMGLACKNAILIVEFARELELQGKGIIEAALEACRLRLRPIVMTSVAFIAGSVPLLIGSGAGSEIRRATGVAVFSGMLGVTLFGLFLTPVFYVALRKLAVRYAPAVTA; encoded by the coding sequence ATGGATTTTTCCAAGTTCTTCATCGACCGACCGATCTTCGCCATTGTGCTGTCGATCATCATTTTCGCCCTCGGCCTGATCGCCATCCCGGTGCTGCCGTCGGGGGAATACCCCGAGGTGGTGCCGACCAGCGTGGTGGTGCGCGCCACCTACCCGGGGGCGAACCCCAAGGAGATCGCCGAGTCGGTCGCCGTGCCCCTGGAAGAGGCGATCAACGGCGTCGAAGGGATCATGTACATGAAGTCGGTCGCCGGCTCCAACGGCAGCCTGGCGGTGAGCATCACCTTCGTCCCCGGCGTCGATCCGGACACCGCCGCGGTGCGCGTGCAGAACCGCGTGAGCCAGGCGCTGTCGCGGCTGCCGGAGGAGGTGCGGCAGTATGGCGTGACCACCCAGAAGCAATCGCCGACGCCGCTGATGTACGTCAGCCTGCTGTCCCCGGACAACAGCTACGACTCGCTGTACCTGCGCAATTACCTGACCCTGCACGTCAAGGACGAGCTGTCGCGGCTGTCCGGCATCGGCGATGTAGGGGTCTACGGTTCGGGCGACTATGCGATGCGCATCTGGATGGACCCCAACAGCCTGTCCGCCCGCGGCCTCACCGCGGCTGACGTGGTGAACGCGATCCGCGAGCAGAACGTGCAGGTCTCGGCCGGCCAGCTGGGCGCCGAGCCTTCGCCCCAGGGCGCTGATTTCCTGGTATCGATCAGCGTGCGCGGGCGCCTGCGCAGCGAGCAGGAGTTTGCCGATATCGTCCTCAAGAGCGGGGCGGACGGGCAATTGGTGAAGCTGTCGGACGTGGCGCGGGTCGAGCTAGGCGCGGGCGACTACACCCTGCGCGCGCGCCTGGATGACCGCAACCAGGCAACGGTGGGGATATTCCTCTCGCCGGGGGCCAACGCCTTGCAGGTCGCCGAGGCGGTCTACGGCAAGCTTGACGAGCTGTCCGAGCATTTCCCCGAAGGCGTGGCCTACAAGGCGGTGTGGGACCCGACGGTGTTCGTCCGGGAATCCATCAGCGCGGTGCAGCACACCCTGATGGAGGCGGTGGTGCTGGTGGTGCTGGTGGTGATCCTGTTCCTGCAGACCTGGCGCGCCTCGATCATCCCGCTGATCGCGGTGCCGGTGTCGGTGATCGGCACCTTTGCCTGGCTGTATCTGCTGGGGTATTCGATCAACACCCTGACCCTGTTCGGCCTGGTGCTGGCCATCGGCATCGTGGTCGACGACGCGATCGTGGTGGTGGAGAACGTCGAGCGTTTCATCGAAAAGGGCTACGACCCACGGGAGGCCGCGCACCGGGCGATGAAGGAGGTGTCCGGGCCGATCATCGCCATTGCCCTGGTGCTGTGCGCGGTGTTCATTCCCATGGCCTTTCTCTCCGGCGTCACCGGCCAGTTCTACAAGCAGTTCGCGGTGACCATCGCGATTTCCACGGTGATCTCGGCGATCAACTCCCTGACCCTGTCGCCGGCCCTGGCGGCCAAGCTGTTCAGGCCCCACGGCGCGCCGCAGGACTGGCTGGAGCGGGGCATCCAGAAGGTGTTCGGGGGCTTTTTCCGCGCCTTCAACCGGATGTTCAAACGCCGCTCCGACGGTTATCACGGCCTGGTGTCCTACTCCCTGGGGCGGCGCGGCTCGGTGTTCTTCCTCTACGCCTTGCTGCTGATCGGCACGGCCTGGCTGTTCAACCTGGTGCCGGGCGGCTTTATCCCGACCCAGGACAAACTCTACCTGTTCGCCGGCGCCAAGCTGCCGGAAGGCGCGTCGCTGGCCCGCACCGACGCGGTGACCAGCGAGCTGATCGAGACGGCGCTCTCGGTGGAGGGCGTGGATACCGTGCCGGCCTTCAGCGGCCTGAATGCCTTGCAGTCGGTCAACACGCCGAATGTCATGGCCGCCTACGTCATCCTCAAGCCGTTCGACCAGCGTCAGCGCAGCGCAGCGCAGATCAACGCCGAACTCAACGCCAAGCTGTCCCAGGTCCACGAAGGTTTTGCCTATGCGCTGTTGCCGCCGCCGATCCAGGGGCTGGGCAACGGTTCGGGGTATTCGCTGTACCTCGAAGACCGCGCCGGCCTCGGTTACGGCGCCTTGCAGAATGCCTTGAGCGCCTTCCAGGCGGCGGTGGCGCAGACCCCGGGCATGACTTACCCGGTCAGCTCCTACCAGGCCAATATCCCGCAGCTCGAGGTGCAGGTGGACCGGGTCAAGGTCAAGGCCCAAGGGGTGTCCTTGAGCGATGTGTTCAATACCTTGCAGACCTACCTGGGCTCGGTCTACGTCAATGACTTCAACCTGTTCGGCCGGGTCTACCGGGTCATGGCCCAGGCCGACAGCTCCTACCGGCAGACCGCTGAGGACATCACTAACCTGCGGGTGCGCAACGACCGGGGCGAGATGGTGCCCCTCGGCGCGATGATCACCGTGACGCCCAGCTACGGCCCCGACCCGGTGGTGCGCTACAACGGCTACCCGGCCGCCGACCTGATCGGCGACTCCGATCCCAAGCAGCTATCGTCGGGCCAGGTGATCGCCAAGTTGGAAGAGATCGCCGCCCAGGTATTGCCCCGCGGCATCACCCTGGAATGGACTGACCTGAGCTACCAGCAGGTCACCCAAAGCCATGCCGCGGCGGTGGTGTTCCCGCTGGCGGTGATGCTGGTGTTCCTGGTCCTCGCGGCCCTGTACGAGAGCTGGACCCTGCCCCTGGCGGTGATCCTGATCGTACCGGTGTGCATGCTCGCGGCCTTGTCGGGGGTGTGGCTCAGCGGCGGCGACAACAACGTCTTCGTCCAGGTGGGGCTGGTGGTGCTGATGGGGTTGGCCTGCAAGAACGCGATCCTGATCGTCGAGTTCGCCCGGGAACTGGAGCTCCAGGGCAAGGGCATCATCGAGGCGGCGCTGGAGGCTTGCCGCTTGCGTCTGCGGCCGATCGTCATGACCTCGGTGGCGTTTATCGCCGGTTCCGTGCCGCTGCTGATCGGCAGCGGCGCCGGCAGCGAGATTCGCCGCGCCACCGGGGTCGCGGTGTTCTCCGGCATGCTCGGGGTGACCCTGTTCGGCCTGTTCCTGACCCCGGTGTTCTACGTCGCCTTGCGCAAGTTGGCGGTGCGCTACGCGCCGGCGGTTACGGCGTAG
- a CDS encoding efflux RND transporter periplasmic adaptor subunit produces the protein MNRIRRVLGRSSSSTHRLGALCLLLALGGCNEKGEPVAAAAPVVEVTTVSVQAVREWDLFNGRISAIDAVDLRPRVSGYVDRVAFREGDEVEKGQTLFVIDPRPYREALASAQARLARARATVRLATEQDRRGQALVKQSALSREEGDIRSASLAQGVADVNAAVAEVATAQLNLDFTQVRAPFSGRVGRAMLTLGNLAQADQSILTSIVSQDPMYVYFDADEQSLLRYTELMGKGQRPGVSNTVRVGLANDVGTFPLTGTVDFLDNQVDPATGTIRVRAVLPNPERRLTAGLFARVRLEGGSETRAVLIDDRAVQTDQDRKYVYVIGPQNQALRKDVTLGRQLDGLRVISAGLAAGDRVVLNGAQKIFYPGMAVEPKEIAAPTQQASAAAPQTPLAK, from the coding sequence ATGAATCGAATTCGCCGAGTGCTCGGTCGAAGCAGTTCTTCAACCCATCGACTGGGAGCGCTGTGCCTCCTGTTGGCGCTGGGCGGCTGTAACGAAAAGGGCGAGCCGGTCGCCGCCGCGGCGCCGGTGGTCGAGGTGACGACCGTGAGCGTGCAGGCGGTGCGTGAGTGGGACCTGTTCAATGGCCGCATCAGTGCGATCGATGCCGTCGACCTGCGGCCGCGGGTCAGCGGTTATGTCGACCGGGTGGCGTTCCGCGAGGGCGACGAGGTGGAAAAGGGCCAGACCCTGTTCGTCATCGACCCGCGTCCGTACCGCGAGGCGCTGGCCAGTGCCCAGGCCCGGCTGGCCCGGGCTCGCGCCACGGTGCGCCTGGCCACCGAGCAGGACCGCCGCGGCCAGGCGCTGGTCAAGCAGTCTGCGCTGTCGCGGGAGGAGGGCGACATTCGCAGCGCCTCCCTGGCCCAGGGCGTGGCGGATGTGAACGCGGCCGTCGCCGAGGTGGCCACGGCCCAGCTCAACCTCGACTTCACCCAGGTCCGCGCGCCGTTTTCCGGGCGCGTCGGGCGGGCCATGCTGACTCTCGGCAACCTGGCTCAGGCCGACCAGAGCATATTGACCAGCATCGTTTCCCAGGACCCGATGTACGTCTATTTCGACGCCGACGAGCAGAGCCTGCTGCGCTACACCGAACTGATGGGCAAGGGCCAGCGCCCGGGGGTGAGCAATACCGTGCGGGTCGGCCTGGCCAACGATGTCGGGACCTTCCCCCTGACCGGCACCGTGGACTTCCTGGATAACCAGGTCGACCCGGCCACCGGCACCATCCGTGTGCGCGCGGTGCTGCCCAACCCCGAGCGCCGGCTGACCGCGGGCCTGTTCGCCCGGGTGCGGCTTGAAGGCGGCAGCGAGACCCGCGCCGTGCTGATCGACGACCGCGCGGTGCAAACCGATCAGGACCGCAAATACGTGTACGTCATCGGCCCGCAAAACCAGGCCCTGCGCAAGGACGTGACCCTAGGTCGCCAGCTGGATGGCCTGCGGGTGATCAGCGCCGGGCTGGCGGCCGGCGATCGGGTGGTGCTGAACGGGGCGCAGAAGATCTTCTACCCGGGCATGGCAGTGGAGCCCAAGGAAATCGCCGCCCCCACGCAGCAGGCCTCGGCCGCCGCGCCCCAGACGCCATTGGCGAAATAA
- the soxR gene encoding redox-sensitive transcriptional activator SoxR — MNKSSEPLLTITEVAQRSGVMASALRFYESRGLLHSIRVGSGHRRYPRSVLRRIAYIVFAQRIGFSLDEIIQQLTGLPINTAPAGADWRRLTATWKTRVQQRIAELERLNMNLEECIGCGCMSLEHCGLNNPEDIYSRNGCGARRWLGDQKIVVAPGQEPD, encoded by the coding sequence ATGAACAAATCAAGCGAGCCGCTGCTGACCATCACCGAAGTCGCCCAGCGCAGTGGCGTCATGGCCTCGGCACTGCGTTTCTACGAGTCCCGCGGGCTGCTCCACTCGATCCGCGTGGGCAGCGGCCACCGCCGCTACCCGCGCTCGGTCCTCAGGCGGATCGCCTACATAGTGTTCGCCCAGCGCATCGGTTTCTCGCTGGATGAAATCATCCAGCAACTGACCGGCCTGCCCATCAACACCGCACCAGCGGGCGCGGACTGGCGACGCCTGACCGCCACCTGGAAAACCCGGGTGCAGCAACGCATCGCCGAACTCGAACGGCTGAACATGAACCTGGAGGAATGCATAGGCTGCGGCTGCATGTCGCTGGAACACTGCGGGCTCAACAACCCCGAGGACATCTACTCGCGCAACGGCTGCGGCGCCCGGCGCTGGCTGGGGGACCAGAAGATCGTCGTTGCCCCTGGGCAGGAGCCGGATTGA
- a CDS encoding lipase family protein, producing the protein MSLKPIEEWELPFFDTRMHACPERTHLTSFQLVDERGDGKPYAGLAYEVTDYEGAIYLGILDETGSGKVNRHYCGPVVLKLDQAYQGLEDIYTALSGRDHYPLPITELQVRAEKTRFLNPSGARTQSNPAQDQADFFCQVEVSELVGHCAHLPPLAPRNFPPQHHVHSLMRQPESGVSKPPRIRGIALLPNKHHVLEVRPLRALSPLFSMDKEFCSLNLYQLALMATLSYSPFGQVPDTQPVVSDCVSFPTQPSVGNWFGDGLARFDELWRVEASQAPKETYYPLYADVAYSKRLEVIPFDPELYPEVNSPELGTDQEHPAKLHYLDDTDKTRSTDSQAFITHNDELVLLAIRGTAGGADVLRDIDAAQVPFEEGAGKVHSGFYGSAKVVREFVTTYLDKFYSGQKLVITGHSLGGAVALLVAEMLRRNKKYAADILLYTYGSPRAGDKTFVESAHALRHYRMVNQNDPVPSVPAPWMKTSWGMTGLGAILTFVNVPAGLAVLALSPVNMTGEPYTHQGRLRHFMPLSLKGGDRSAILWTPGCETVTEHAGAVCAKALKAEGGLPDRGGLIRQILDNADHKMVASYIPHCWASLRRWQEALKQKRASVTGTELFEVDKALEEITRQMMKEISNSTPAGTFKASQLQDEIAKVRETRLRLLELSKDPVTEAKVYGLIANQPEVLAMSLERWLAHPFNSTPEQFAMAPPDADSNDRAIAALVGGHVPGAAFDLNIDTIG; encoded by the coding sequence ATGAGCCTTAAGCCTATAGAAGAGTGGGAGCTGCCTTTCTTCGATACACGCATGCATGCTTGCCCAGAGCGTACTCACTTGACCAGTTTTCAGTTGGTGGATGAGCGGGGAGATGGCAAGCCCTATGCCGGCTTGGCCTATGAGGTTACCGACTACGAGGGGGCCATCTACCTCGGTATTTTGGATGAAACCGGATCCGGAAAGGTCAATCGACACTATTGTGGGCCGGTAGTGCTCAAGCTTGATCAAGCCTATCAAGGGCTTGAGGATATCTATACAGCTTTAAGTGGGAGAGACCATTACCCGCTCCCTATCACCGAACTGCAAGTCCGTGCCGAAAAGACCCGCTTCTTGAACCCAAGCGGCGCCCGTACTCAGTCCAACCCCGCGCAAGACCAGGCTGACTTTTTCTGTCAAGTCGAGGTGAGCGAGTTGGTAGGGCATTGCGCCCACCTACCGCCCCTGGCGCCCCGTAACTTTCCGCCACAGCACCATGTGCACTCGCTGATGCGCCAGCCGGAATCGGGCGTTTCTAAACCTCCCCGGATTCGAGGTATTGCGCTATTGCCGAACAAACACCATGTGCTGGAGGTGCGTCCGCTGCGGGCTCTGAGCCCCTTATTCTCCATGGACAAAGAGTTCTGCTCGCTCAATCTGTACCAACTGGCACTGATGGCGACCCTGAGCTACAGCCCGTTTGGCCAGGTCCCTGATACACAGCCGGTGGTGAGCGATTGTGTGAGTTTCCCGACTCAGCCCAGCGTCGGTAACTGGTTTGGCGATGGGCTGGCCAGGTTCGATGAGCTTTGGCGGGTCGAAGCGAGCCAGGCGCCCAAGGAAACCTACTACCCCCTATATGCAGACGTGGCGTATTCCAAGCGCCTGGAAGTGATCCCTTTCGACCCTGAGCTATACCCAGAGGTGAACAGCCCTGAATTGGGCACGGACCAGGAACATCCCGCCAAGCTTCACTATCTGGACGATACGGACAAAACGAGGAGCACCGATTCTCAGGCGTTTATCACCCATAACGATGAGCTGGTTTTGCTGGCGATACGGGGGACGGCCGGCGGGGCTGATGTGCTGCGCGATATAGACGCTGCACAGGTGCCCTTCGAGGAGGGCGCGGGCAAGGTGCATAGTGGCTTCTATGGTTCCGCAAAAGTCGTTCGGGAATTTGTCACAACCTATCTGGATAAATTCTACAGCGGGCAGAAGCTGGTGATTACTGGCCATAGCTTGGGTGGGGCAGTGGCACTCTTGGTCGCCGAGATGCTACGACGCAACAAAAAATATGCAGCCGATATTTTGCTCTACACCTACGGCAGCCCCCGAGCAGGCGACAAGACCTTTGTCGAAAGCGCCCACGCGTTGAGGCACTACCGCATGGTCAACCAGAACGATCCGGTGCCGAGTGTCCCGGCTCCCTGGATGAAGACTTCCTGGGGCATGACTGGCCTGGGTGCCATTCTTACATTCGTCAACGTCCCCGCAGGATTGGCTGTGTTGGCCCTGAGCCCGGTGAACATGACCGGCGAACCTTATACGCACCAGGGTAGGCTGAGACATTTCATGCCGCTCTCGCTAAAGGGCGGTGACCGGTCTGCGATCCTCTGGACGCCGGGTTGTGAAACCGTCACCGAGCACGCAGGTGCGGTATGTGCCAAAGCGCTGAAGGCGGAAGGCGGTTTACCCGATCGTGGTGGACTGATACGTCAAATACTGGACAACGCCGATCACAAAATGGTGGCCAGCTACATCCCCCACTGCTGGGCTTCCTTACGTCGCTGGCAAGAGGCGCTGAAGCAGAAACGCGCCTCGGTGACGGGTACAGAGCTTTTCGAGGTAGACAAGGCCCTGGAGGAAATCACCAGGCAAATGATGAAGGAGATCTCCAATTCCACCCCAGCGGGAACGTTCAAGGCATCCCAGCTACAAGACGAAATCGCCAAGGTACGGGAGACCCGGCTTCGTCTGCTGGAATTAAGCAAAGACCCTGTCACTGAGGCGAAGGTCTACGGCTTGATCGCCAACCAGCCCGAGGTACTGGCAATGAGCTTGGAACGCTGGTTAGCGCACCCCTTCAATAGCACGCCTGAACAATTCGCGATGGCGCCACCAGATGCCGACAGCAACGATCGTGCGATTGCCGCCTTGGTGGGCGGCCACGTCCCGGGTGCCGCGTTCGATCTGAATATTGATACGATTGGCTGA
- a CDS encoding DUF4123 domain-containing protein, whose protein sequence is MSTPEQWMRVQGELGQRLYLILDSVGQLDERNALLNEWDNDQYRNLYSGTPASSLAAVAPYLFQLDTLDHPIIQALLKSPERHWGWLASSASGDLDLLTQHWRARLVTGERPNQALYRFHDNRVLGRALAHLRPEQRSEFLGPIASVCYWQDGQWAAAYNPAPGEYAVPLDPAWLAVPSAPDTAAGIQIDNARRYLMVEQMEQLAELARQQDADTWIQAQLELARTWGWLAPEQVRFLLVQRLQAPGDALPKSWSPQLDETPQAHFQRVYQEVQFWQGDATV, encoded by the coding sequence ATGAGTACGCCCGAACAATGGATGCGCGTCCAGGGTGAGCTCGGCCAGCGCCTCTACCTGATCCTGGACTCCGTTGGTCAACTGGATGAGCGCAATGCGCTGCTCAACGAGTGGGACAACGACCAGTACCGCAATCTGTATAGCGGTACACCCGCCAGTTCGCTGGCGGCGGTGGCGCCGTACCTGTTTCAACTCGATACCCTTGATCATCCGATTATCCAGGCACTGCTCAAGTCGCCTGAACGGCATTGGGGGTGGCTGGCCAGCAGTGCAAGCGGCGATCTGGATCTGTTGACCCAGCATTGGCGCGCTCGCCTGGTGACAGGCGAGCGGCCGAATCAGGCCCTCTATCGTTTTCATGACAATCGCGTCCTGGGGCGAGCCTTGGCACATCTGCGCCCTGAACAACGCAGCGAATTCCTCGGGCCGATAGCCAGCGTGTGTTACTGGCAGGATGGACAATGGGCGGCCGCCTACAATCCCGCACCGGGCGAGTACGCAGTACCGCTCGACCCGGCCTGGCTCGCTGTCCCCTCGGCCCCGGACACGGCGGCAGGCATTCAGATCGACAACGCCCGGCGTTACCTGATGGTTGAGCAGATGGAGCAGTTGGCCGAGCTTGCCAGACAACAGGATGCGGACACCTGGATACAGGCTCAGTTAGAGTTGGCCCGCACATGGGGCTGGCTGGCACCTGAACAAGTTCGGTTCCTGCTCGTTCAACGCTTGCAAGCACCAGGCGATGCACTGCCTAAGTCCTGGTCACCTCAACTCGACGAAACACCCCAGGCGCATTTTCAGCGCGTGTATCAGGAAGTGCAGTTTTGGCAAGGAGACGCCACCGTATGA